ACCCCTTCGCAAGCCGTCGACCGCCAGATCCTGCATGTGGCGGTGGCTCAGCGCCTGCGCACGATGATCATGGAGGGCGACCTCGCACCGGGCACGCGGCTCAACGAGCGCGTGCTGTGCGACTTGCTCCAGGTTTCGCGCACGCCGCTGCGTGAAGCCTTCAAGGTCCTGGCCGGTGACGGGCTGGTGACGCTGCTGCCGAACCGGGGCGCCGAGGTGGTAGTGCTGTCGCAGGAGGCGATCAACCACCTGTTCGAGATGATGGGCGCGCTCGAGGCGATGTCCGGCGAGCTGGCCTGCCAGCGCATCACCGATGCCGAGCTGAACGAGATTCGCGCGCTCCACTACGAAATGCTCGCTTGCCACGCGCGGCGGGACCTGCCCAATTACTACGCGCTGAACCGCCGCATCCATGACGCGATCAATGCGGCGGCGCGCAATCCGATCCTCGAGGAGACCTATCGACGCATCAACCTGCGCATTCAGGCGCTGCGCTTCCGCTCGAACTTCGATCAGGACAAATGGGACATGGCCGTGCGCGAGCACGGCGAGATGCTCGATGCCTTGTCGAAGCGCGATGGGGCCGCGCTGCGTGACATCCTGCGCGCGCACCTGCAGCACAAGCACGACGCGCTGATCGCCGAACTAGAACGCGCGCAGGACGCCGCCTGACCTGACGCGACACGCGCACCCGGTGCGCGTCATCGCATGGCCATGACGGCGTCTCCCAGCGCACGCAACCGGAGACATAGAAGTCCATGGCCTTGCCAACCACCCCCACGCCACCCGGCGTGCAACCGCTGCGCTTCATGCCCGGCGCGGCGGCACCCGCCCTGCAATCGCCGCTGTACCGGCGCCTGGCCGCCGAACTGCGCGGCGAAGTGTTGTTCGATAACGCCAGCCGTGGCCGCTATGCCACCGATGCGTCGATCTACCAGGTCATGCCGATCGGCGTGGTGGTACCGCGCGACGAAGCCGATGCGCGGCTGGCGCTGGACATCGCCCGGGACTTCAAGGCGCCGCTGCTGCCGCGCGGCGGCGGCACCAGCCAGTGCGGGCAGACCGTGGGCGAGGCGCTGGTCATCGACAACAGCAAGTACCTGAACCAGATCATCGACTTCGATCCGGTGGCGCGCACGGTGACCGTGCAGCCCGGCATCGTGCTCGACCACCTGAACGCATGGCTCAAGCCCCACGGCCTCTGGTTCCCGGTCGATGTATCGACCGCCGCGCAATGCACGATTGGCGGCATGACCGGCAACAACTCGTGCGGTTCACGCTCGATCCAGTACGGCAACATGGTGCACAACGTGCTCGGCGTCCAGGCCATCCTGGCCAGCGGCGAGGACGTGCGCTTCGATGCCAGTTGGCCGGCCGAGTCTGCGCCACACCGGGCCATTGCCGACGGCGTGCGCCGCATCGCCACGCGCGAGCGCGACGCCATCGCGCAGATGTATCCAACCGTGCTGCGCCGCGTGGGCGGCTACAACCTTGATATCTTCGCGCCGCGCAGTGAACGGCCCTATACCGCCGACGGCAGCGTCAATCTGGCGCATCTGCTCGTGGGATCGGAAGGCACCCTCGCCTACTTCCGCCACATCACGCTGCAACTCGCGCCACTACCGGCACACAAGACCCTGGGTGTGGTGAATTTCCCGACGTTCTATCAGTCGATGGATCTCACGCGCCATATCGTGGCGCTGAAGCCGGCGGCCGTGGAACTGGTCGATCGCACCATGATCGACCTGGCCCGCAACAATCCCGCATTCCGCCCCGTGATCGACCGCGCGCTGGTGGGCGAGCCGGAAGCGATTCTGCTGGTTGAGTTCGCCGGCGAGGATCGCGCGGCCACGCTGCAGGGACTGGCCCGACTGGTCGAGCTGATGGCCGATCTTGGCCTGCCGGGCTCGGTAGTGGAAATGCCGGAGCCTGGTCCGCAGAAGGCGCTGTGGGAAGTGCGCAAGGCCGGCCTCAACATCATGATGAGCATGAAGGGCGACGGCAAGCCGGTATCGTTCATCGAAGACTGCGCCGTGCCGCTCGAGCATCTGGCCGCGTACACGTCCCGGCTGACAGAGGTGTTTCACAAGCACGGCACGCGCGGCACCTGGTACGCCCATGCCAGCGTCGGCACACTGCACGTGCGGCCAATCCTCGACATGCGGCGCGACGGCGCGGCCAAGATGCGCGCCATCGCCGAGGAAGCCGCCGCGATGGTGCGCGAGTACAAGGGCGCTTACTCGGGCGAGCACGGGGACGGCATCTGCCGCGGCGAATGGGTGGCCTGGCAGTTCGGCCCATCGCTGGCGCGCGCGTTCGAGGAGGTCAAGGCACTATTCGACCCCGAGAACCGCTGCAATCCCGGCAAGATCGTGCGCACGCCAAAGATGGATGACACATCGCTGTTCCGTTTCCCACCGAGCTACTCGGTCAAGCCGATTCGGCCGGCGCTCGACTGGTCGGCATGGAACGTCACGCGGGACCCGGTCACCGAGGCCGAGAGCGCGCCGGGCACCGGCACCGATCCGGCAAACGGGCTGGCTGCAGCGGTGGAGATGTGCAACAACAACGGCCATTGCCGCAAGTTCGACGCCGGCACCATGTGCCCGAGTTACCGCGTCACACGTGACGAGCAGCACCTGACGCGTGGCCGCGCCAACACGTTGCGGCTCGCCCTGTCCGGTCAGCTTGGCACCGAGGGACTGCTCGACGTCGCGGTCAGGGACACGATGGACCTGTGTGTCTCCTGCAAGGGATGCAAGCGCGACTGCCCGACCGGCATCGACATGGCGAAGATGAAGATCGAGGTGCGCGCCGCCAACGCCAGCGCGGGCCGGCTGCGCGCGCGTGACAGGCTCGTGGCCTTCCTGCCGCGCTACGCGGGCACCGCCAGCCGGCTGCGCTGGTTGTTCAACCTGCGCGACCGCGTGCCCGGCCTGCCGCAACTGACTGAACGCCTGCTCGGCCTGTCGGCCAGACGCTCGCTGCCCCGCTGGCAATCGGCGTTCCTGCGCGATGACTACGTGTCCCGGCCCGTCGGCGGCAAGGAAGTCGTGCTGTTCGTCGATACGTTCAACAATCACATGGAACCGGAGAACGCGCGCGCGGCGCAACGCGTGCTCGAAGCGGCCGGATACACCGTGCATCTGTCCGGGGTTCCGGGCGAGCGGCCTTTGTGCTGCGGCCGCACGTTCCTGGCGGCCGGGCTGGTCGATGAAGCCAGGGCCGAAGCCCGGCGCGCGCTCGATACGCTATTGCCGTTCGTCTCGCGCGGCGTGGCCGTGGTGGGCCTGGAACCGTCCTGCCTGCTCTCCATGCGCGACGAATTCCTGCAGTACGGCTATGGCGACGCGGCGCGGCTGCTGGCGAACAATGCGTTCCTGTTCGAGGAGTTCCTGGTGCGCGAACATGCGGCCGGTCGATTTGCTCCCACGCTGAAGCCTATCGGCAGCACCGAGGCCCTGCTACATGGACACTGCCACCAGAAGGCGTTCGATGCCGTGCGGCCGGTGGAGCAGGTACTCGGCTGGATTCCGGAACTCAAGACCTCGCTGATCGAATCGTCATGCTGTGGCATGGCGGGCAACTTCGGATACGAGGCCGAGCACCACGAGGTGTCGATGAAGATGGGGGAGCTTGCATTGCTGCCGGCGGTGCGCGGCGCCGATGCGCGGACGCTGGTGGTCGCCGATGGCACAAGCTGCCGCCATCAGATCCATGACGGCGCCGACAGGCAGGCGCTGCACGTGGCACGGGTGCTGGAGATGGCACTTGGGGCGTGAACCCCGGTTGCGTGGCCCGATCGATAAGGCGGACATGACGCAGTAGAATCGCGTCTCTCCCGTCCACATCGATCGTTCCACGCAACATGGCAGTCACGCGAAACAGCAAACAGGCAACCCTGATCGGGCTTGTCGCGGTCCTATTCTGGAGCGCGATCGTCGGCCTGATCCGCGGCGTCAGCCAGAGCTTCGGCGCGACCGGTGGGGCGGCACTGATCTACACGGTCGCTTCGGCGCTGCTCTGGCTGACCGTTGGCCCGCCCCGGACGCGGGCGCTGCCTCGAATCTATCTGCTCTGGGGAAGCGTGCTGTTTGTTTCCTACGAGCTGTGCCTGTCGCTGTCCATTGGCTATGCCAATACCGGCAGGCAGGCCATCGAAGTCGGCATGGTCAACTATCTCTGGCCGTCCTTCACGATGCTGGCCGCCATCCTGTTCAATCGTCAGCGCGCCAACTGGCTGATCCTGCCAGGCTTTCTGGTGGCCCTGCTGGGTATTGCATCGGTGCTCGGTGGCGATCAGGGCCTGGACCTGCCGAGCATGGCCGCCAATATTCAGGACAACCCCCTCAGCTACGGCCTGGCCTTTGCCGGCGCAATGATCTGGGCGGGCTACTGCACGGTGACGAGCCGGTACGCACAGGGCAAGAACGCGGTCACGCTGTTCTTCATGCTGACGGCGCTCGCACTGTGGGGGAAGTATCTGTTCACGGACGGTGAAACGATGGTCCTCAGCATGACGGGCGCGATCTACCTGCTGCTGGCCGCCTGCGCCATGGGCTTCGGCTATGCCGCGTGGAACGTCGGCATCCTCCACGGCAATATGACAGTGCTGGCTGGCGCGTCGTACTTCATCCCGGTGTTGTCGGCCGCATTGGCCGCCACGCTGCTGCACGCACCGCTGTCGTTCGCATTCTGGAAAGGCGCCGCGATGGTATGCGCGGGATCCATCCTTTGCTGGATCGCAACACGTGGCAAGGGCGAGCGCGCAGCAATTTCGTCGGGTTCGGACAACCCGACTTAGAGGCGCGTATCCGGCAAGGCAGACGCATCACATGCGGGACTCCCGACAATCGGCAGGAGGTAGCGCCGCGTGCACGCGCACATGCGCCATGCACGACCGATGGATCACCCTGCGGGATATTTCATCCGGGTCGCGAGTGCGGCTTTTCCGGATGCCTGGCAATCCTGACTAGACTGGAACTGGAGCGGATAACACTCCACTACCTGCAACCTGAACACATCCGCAAGGATGTTCAAGAAGGGGGCACCATGCTACAAGCCAGTGAAATCCAGACACGTTTTTCGCATCTGCAGCGCACGGTCAGCGAGACATCGAAGACCATCCACGCCGATTCGGCGATTCCCAAGGACTTGATGAGCTGCATGGACGAGCTCGACAAGGAATGCAAGTCCGCGAAGAAGATCATGTCGTCCCGCAACGAGGGCCGCATCCGTCAGTGCGTCGATGATCTCGAACGGATGGGCGATCGCGCTGAACGCGTTTGCCACGATACCGACGGCCTCCACCATCGGGTCATGGATGCAGTCAGCGCCATGCACCTCGAGCTTGCCGACCTGAAGCGCGACATGCACGAAATGCACTGAGCCGCAAACGGCCGGGACCTGGCCTGATCAGGTAAGGCCCCGCAAAGAGAAAAGGGCCGAGCCCTGCAATGCAGGACTCGGCCCCAGTCAGGCCACCCGGCAGGCCGTGCCACGATCCATCACTGCGGCACCAGTTCCAGCCTCTCCTTGCTTTCCTTCTCCACCGCCTTGCGCGAGTACAGCAGCGGGAAATACTCGCCCTTCGCCCACAGCGGCGCCAGATCGCGATAGTGCGGATTGGCCGGGTTGCCCGACTGGCCCGGTGTGTTCACCACGCGCGACGCATCCCAGTTGCCGACATCGACCACCATGCGGAACGACGCGCCTGCAGTGAGCTGGAAGTCGTTATTGCGATAGCTCGTATTCATCGGCGTGAACGATGACCCGCCGATCGGCCCCGCATTCACGTCGAACTGCTGGCGCTGCTGCGCGTCGAGGATCGCGTGCAGCGGATGCTCGAACACCGCCGTGTGAAGCTTGCCCCATTGCCACGTCTTCGGGTCAGGGCCCAGCCTCTTCTCGACTTCGACCATGGCCGACTTCAGCGAGGCCAGCATGACGTCGTTGCGCTTCTCGACGCTCATCCAGCTGTCGGGCCGCTCCAGCACGGCGATCACGCGGCTCGGATCGCCCGCGCCAATCAGCCGCGCAGCCTCCGGCGCGAGCGCGGCCCGCACCACCGCAGTACGCAGATGCTTGCTGAACCAGACCTCGAACAGCGCGGCGGGCGCGCTGTCGGCACGCTCGTTGCCATCCCAGCCGCGCAGCAGATCCAGCCCGCGCTGAATCTGCGCATCGCTGCTGGCGAGCGGCTTGAGCAACGTCACCATCCGCTGCGCGGGCAATGACACCGTGTCGTTCTGCCATGCCATCGAGTCCTCCACCGAACTGCGCGGATTGGCCGACACCAGCGCCCTGAGCCGACGTGCGCGCGAGCTTTCGGCCCATTCGTAGCCGACGCCGAGCTTGGCTGCCGGGTGATTGGGCGGGATCGTGTTCTCGTTGGCAGTGACCACGAATCCCGGCGCCGGATTAAACGCCCACGGCAGTTCGTCCATGTTGCGATAGCCGGCCCATTCGTAGCGTCCGTCCCCGGGCACCGGCATCAGGCCATCCCAGTTCGGCCGATTGACGGTCAACCCGCCCGGGAGCCAGCCGATGTTGCCGAAGCGGTCCGCATAGACCTGGTTCTCGCCAGGAGCGCCCCAGCGGTTCATCGCCGCGCGGAACTGATCCCAGTTCTGGGCACGCATGTAATCCATCGACCCGAAATACGGTGCCATGCCAAGGTCAAGCCATGCCGCGCGCAGGGCCCAGGCGCGGTTGTTCTTCGAGTCGGCATAGAGCACCGGGCCGTGGCGCGTGAAGTCGATCGTGACCTTGCGTGGCGTCGCCTCGCCACGCACTGAGATCTGCTCGGTCACCGTCTCCATCGGCTCCCAGCGGCCCTTGTACTTGTATTCGTGCGGCTGGGCGGGATCGGTCTCATAGGCATAGAGGTCTTCCTGGTCCATGTAGAACCGCGTCAGGCCGAAAGCAATCGTGCCGTTGTGACCGATGGAGATACCGGGCAGGAACGGCTCGCCCGCGCCGATTACTGACAGGCCCGGCGCGTTCAGGTGGGAGATATAGCGCAGGCTCGGCGCACCGTGCGCTCGATGCGGATCGTTGGCCAGGATCGGTCGCCCCGTGGCGGTGCGGCTGCCCGCGATCACCCAGTTGTTCGACCCCAGGCTGCGTGCGGTATCGCTCGACGCATCGACCGTCGCATAAAGCTGGTCCACCGGGATGTTCTCGGCACGCGTGCCCGATTGCCACACGTCCTTCGGGAAGCGCGGCGCGGCCGTGGCAAGCTCATACGCCTTGCGCAACTCGGCAGCGGGGACCGTGCACGGGTCGAGCCCGTCTGGCACCTTCGGCTCGATCTGCGGATCGAGTTCGCGGCGAACCCAGTCCGCCCGTACCGCGTTCGGCTTCGCGTAGCAGAAGATCTGCGCCCGGTCGATCTCGCCAGTGAGGTTCAACGTCAGCCCGTGATGACGGATACGCACGATATCCTCGGCACGCCAGCGCGACGGCTTGTAGTTGATCAGCTTGAACTCGGGAGGCAGCAGTTCCGGATGGGCCTCGGTCTGCGCGATGTACGCATTGACGCCCGCCACGAAGGCCTCGGCCACACGCTTGGCATCCGATCCGTAGGCCAGCCATTCGCGGTACATATCGCCACGGAACAACACGGCGCGCGCCATGCGATCGCCTTCCACATAGGCCGGACCGAAGTCTTTCGCCATTTCGCCCAGCCCACGCTTGCGCCACAGATCGATCTGGAACAGCCGGTCCCGCGCGGCCACGAAGCCTTGCACGAAGAACGCGTCATAGAGCGTGTTGGCGTAGATATGCGGCACGCCCCAGCGGTCGATCAATACCGTTGCAGGCTTTTCCAGTCCGGGGACGGCGAACTTGTCCGGGCCGGCCGCCAGCGCGGGGGCGGTGGATGCGGCGGCAAGCCATGCCGCGGCGACGGCGGTGCGCCGCAGGGAACGGGTCGGGCGAAACATCGGATCTCCTCGTCGGATGCAGACCTGCGAGGATAGCGGAATGTGTCGCTGCCGGCGACGCTGCGCCGCCGCAAATCATGTCGTCCGCGATGGCTTCCACGGCGTCAACGACGTAACATCGACGACATCAGTACACGTCGCGGCGATAACTGCCTGCTTCGGTCAGTCGCTGTAGTGTGGACTCACCGAGGATGCGCAGGAGCGCGTCCTGCACGCCAGCGGCCATGCCCTGCAGGCTGCCGCAAACGTAGATCGACGCACCCTGCTCCACCCACGCAGCGATCGTCGCAGCCTGCGCGGACACGGCGTCTTGGACGTAGCGCGGCATCGCGCCATCACGCGACCATGCATGGTCGACCCGCTGCAGCACGCCCTGCGATAACCACGCCTGGAATTCCTCTGCGTGGAAGTTATCGTGCGCAGCGGAGCGCTCGCCGAACAGCAGCCAGTTGCGGTGATGGCCCGCCTCCGCGCGCGCCTTGATCACGGCACGCAGGCCCGCAAGGCCAGTACCGTTGCCGATCAGGATCAGCGGCCGCCCGTCTTCGGGCGGATGGAAGCTGCGATTGGTGCGGACGCGCAGCGCGATCGACGCGCCCTCGCGCGCGAATTCTGTCAGCCAGCCAGAGGCGAGACCAAGCCGCCCATCGGCATGACGGGTCTGACGTACCAGCAATTCCAGCCGGCCATCGGCGGGCAACGATGCGATCGAGTACTCGCGGTGCGGCAGCGCGGGCAACGCGTCGACCAGTCGCTGGGGCGTGAATCCGGTCAATATATCCAGCTGGCTATCCGGCAGCAGCAGCCGCGTGGCCAACGCCTCGGACAAGGTCATCGGACGACTGTCGCAGCGAACCGGCGCGGTTCCGTCGAGCGACAGGCGAGCCAGCAACCGGTCTACGACGTCAGGCGGCTGGCATGGGCCAATCTCGGCAATATCGCCGGCGCGCCATGCCAGTTGCGACGCGTCCTCGGGCTCGAGCGCCAGATGAAAGGCAGCCTCGCCCTGGCTGCCCGGATTGAGCAGCCTGCGCTCCACCAGCCGCCAGCGGCCATAGCGCGGGCGTTCCCAGTCCGCGATTTCCGCACCGCCGCTCAACGCGGACAAGTGGTTCTGCCAGTGGCGCAACGCGCCGGGGTCGCCGTTGTCGACCTCGACCCTATCGAACAATGGCTGTGCATGATGGCTCTCCAGCCACCCCGACAGCGCGCGACCGAACGCGCAGAAGTGCGCGTAGCTGCTATCGCCCAGCGCAAGGACGCCATAGCGCAACTGGCGCAGCGCATCGGGCGTGGTGCCGGCCAGCAAGCGGCGCGCGAACCCCGACGCCATGTCGGGCGCATCGCCCTCACCCGTGGTGCTGACCAGGAACAGGGCCTGATCGCACGCAGCCAGACGCGCACCATCGAGTTCGGCAAAGGACACGAGTTGCACCGGGCGACCCGCGCCTTGCAACGCGCGGGCCGTTTGCACGGCGAGCTGTTCGGCAAAGCCGGTCTGGCTTGCGTAGGCGACGAGCGTCGGATGCGCGTCTTCGGTCGCGTCATCACTTGCGACATTGGCAAGCGCGGCACGGGCGGCACGGTGGCGGCGATGTCCGTCGAGCACGCCCCAGCAGAAGCCAACGTACGCGATGACCACGCCGGCTGCC
This genomic interval from Cupriavidus metallidurans CH34 contains the following:
- a CDS encoding GntR family transcriptional regulator, coding for MSTNPTTPSQAVDRQILHVAVAQRLRTMIMEGDLAPGTRLNERVLCDLLQVSRTPLREAFKVLAGDGLVTLLPNRGAEVVVLSQEAINHLFEMMGALEAMSGELACQRITDAELNEIRALHYEMLACHARRDLPNYYALNRRIHDAINAAARNPILEETYRRINLRIQALRFRSNFDQDKWDMAVREHGEMLDALSKRDGAALRDILRAHLQHKHDALIAELERAQDAA
- a CDS encoding FAD-binding and (Fe-S)-binding domain-containing protein, giving the protein MALPTTPTPPGVQPLRFMPGAAAPALQSPLYRRLAAELRGEVLFDNASRGRYATDASIYQVMPIGVVVPRDEADARLALDIARDFKAPLLPRGGGTSQCGQTVGEALVIDNSKYLNQIIDFDPVARTVTVQPGIVLDHLNAWLKPHGLWFPVDVSTAAQCTIGGMTGNNSCGSRSIQYGNMVHNVLGVQAILASGEDVRFDASWPAESAPHRAIADGVRRIATRERDAIAQMYPTVLRRVGGYNLDIFAPRSERPYTADGSVNLAHLLVGSEGTLAYFRHITLQLAPLPAHKTLGVVNFPTFYQSMDLTRHIVALKPAAVELVDRTMIDLARNNPAFRPVIDRALVGEPEAILLVEFAGEDRAATLQGLARLVELMADLGLPGSVVEMPEPGPQKALWEVRKAGLNIMMSMKGDGKPVSFIEDCAVPLEHLAAYTSRLTEVFHKHGTRGTWYAHASVGTLHVRPILDMRRDGAAKMRAIAEEAAAMVREYKGAYSGEHGDGICRGEWVAWQFGPSLARAFEEVKALFDPENRCNPGKIVRTPKMDDTSLFRFPPSYSVKPIRPALDWSAWNVTRDPVTEAESAPGTGTDPANGLAAAVEMCNNNGHCRKFDAGTMCPSYRVTRDEQHLTRGRANTLRLALSGQLGTEGLLDVAVRDTMDLCVSCKGCKRDCPTGIDMAKMKIEVRAANASAGRLRARDRLVAFLPRYAGTASRLRWLFNLRDRVPGLPQLTERLLGLSARRSLPRWQSAFLRDDYVSRPVGGKEVVLFVDTFNNHMEPENARAAQRVLEAAGYTVHLSGVPGERPLCCGRTFLAAGLVDEARAEARRALDTLLPFVSRGVAVVGLEPSCLLSMRDEFLQYGYGDAARLLANNAFLFEEFLVREHAAGRFAPTLKPIGSTEALLHGHCHQKAFDAVRPVEQVLGWIPELKTSLIESSCCGMAGNFGYEAEHHEVSMKMGELALLPAVRGADARTLVVADGTSCRHQIHDGADRQALHVARVLEMALGA
- the yddG gene encoding aromatic amino acid DMT transporter YddG, with the translated sequence MAVTRNSKQATLIGLVAVLFWSAIVGLIRGVSQSFGATGGAALIYTVASALLWLTVGPPRTRALPRIYLLWGSVLFVSYELCLSLSIGYANTGRQAIEVGMVNYLWPSFTMLAAILFNRQRANWLILPGFLVALLGIASVLGGDQGLDLPSMAANIQDNPLSYGLAFAGAMIWAGYCTVTSRYAQGKNAVTLFFMLTALALWGKYLFTDGETMVLSMTGAIYLLLAACAMGFGYAAWNVGILHGNMTVLAGASYFIPVLSAALAATLLHAPLSFAFWKGAAMVCAGSILCWIATRGKGERAAISSGSDNPT
- a CDS encoding penicillin acylase family protein, producing MFRPTRSLRRTAVAAAWLAAASTAPALAAGPDKFAVPGLEKPATVLIDRWGVPHIYANTLYDAFFVQGFVAARDRLFQIDLWRKRGLGEMAKDFGPAYVEGDRMARAVLFRGDMYREWLAYGSDAKRVAEAFVAGVNAYIAQTEAHPELLPPEFKLINYKPSRWRAEDIVRIRHHGLTLNLTGEIDRAQIFCYAKPNAVRADWVRRELDPQIEPKVPDGLDPCTVPAAELRKAYELATAAPRFPKDVWQSGTRAENIPVDQLYATVDASSDTARSLGSNNWVIAGSRTATGRPILANDPHRAHGAPSLRYISHLNAPGLSVIGAGEPFLPGISIGHNGTIAFGLTRFYMDQEDLYAYETDPAQPHEYKYKGRWEPMETVTEQISVRGEATPRKVTIDFTRHGPVLYADSKNNRAWALRAAWLDLGMAPYFGSMDYMRAQNWDQFRAAMNRWGAPGENQVYADRFGNIGWLPGGLTVNRPNWDGLMPVPGDGRYEWAGYRNMDELPWAFNPAPGFVVTANENTIPPNHPAAKLGVGYEWAESSRARRLRALVSANPRSSVEDSMAWQNDTVSLPAQRMVTLLKPLASSDAQIQRGLDLLRGWDGNERADSAPAALFEVWFSKHLRTAVVRAALAPEAARLIGAGDPSRVIAVLERPDSWMSVEKRNDVMLASLKSAMVEVEKRLGPDPKTWQWGKLHTAVFEHPLHAILDAQQRQQFDVNAGPIGGSSFTPMNTSYRNNDFQLTAGASFRMVVDVGNWDASRVVNTPGQSGNPANPHYRDLAPLWAKGEYFPLLYSRKAVEKESKERLELVPQ
- a CDS encoding flavodoxin domain-containing protein, with translation MMRLLPWAMLVAGVALSVLAHGRDAMAAGVVIAYVGFCWGVLDGHRRHRAARAALANVASDDATEDAHPTLVAYASQTGFAEQLAVQTARALQGAGRPVQLVSFAELDGARLAACDQALFLVSTTGEGDAPDMASGFARRLLAGTTPDALRQLRYGVLALGDSSYAHFCAFGRALSGWLESHHAQPLFDRVEVDNGDPGALRHWQNHLSALSGGAEIADWERPRYGRWRLVERRLLNPGSQGEAAFHLALEPEDASQLAWRAGDIAEIGPCQPPDVVDRLLARLSLDGTAPVRCDSRPMTLSEALATRLLLPDSQLDILTGFTPQRLVDALPALPHREYSIASLPADGRLELLVRQTRHADGRLGLASGWLTEFAREGASIALRVRTNRSFHPPEDGRPLILIGNGTGLAGLRAVIKARAEAGHHRNWLLFGERSAAHDNFHAEEFQAWLSQGVLQRVDHAWSRDGAMPRYVQDAVSAQAATIAAWVEQGASIYVCGSLQGMAAGVQDALLRILGESTLQRLTEAGSYRRDVY